The Gemmatimonadota bacterium genomic interval CCAGGAGCAACCGTGACTCGACCGTGGCCTCGTGCGCCGTCCCGTTGATCGTGACGTGGATCGTGTGCTGGGCCATGACTACATCCCTCCCGCGCGTTGGGCGGCCGCGGCCAGCGCCCGGCCCGTCATCACCCGCGCCATCTCGCGTTTGTACTCCACCGATCCCCGCCAGTCCGCCGTGGGCGACGCCGCCCGGGCCGCGAGCCGGGCCGCCTCGGCGAACGTCTTCTCGTCCGGTGCCTTGCCGACGAGGAACTTCTCCGCTTCGGTGCCCTTCAGCGGCACGGGGCCCGCGTTCGTGAGCCCGATCCCCGCAACTTCGATCTTGCCGTTCTTGCCGAGCGTGAGCTGTGCGGCCGCCGCCGCCGTGGCGTAGTCGCCCACCTTGCGCTCCAGCTTCCGGTACGCGCCGCCGGAGCGCGGGGGCGGACTGGGGACGCGGATCTCGGTGAGGATCTCGCTCGGGGCGAGCGCCGTCTCGAACAACCCCTTGAAGAACTCCGTGATGGGGATGGTCCGCTGCCCCTTGGGGCCCACAGCCACGAGCTCTGCACCGAGGGCGAGCATGGTGGCCGGATGGTCGTTCGCGGGATCGCCGTGCGCAAGGTTTCCTCCCACCGTGGCACGATTCCGGACGACCGGATCGGCGATCACGAGCGTGGTGTCCAGCAGGATCGGATACTTTGTGCGGATGAGATCCGACCGCTCGAGCGCCGCCTCGCGGGTGTTCCCGCCGATCTTGAGGTACCCGTCCTCCTCCTTGATGTACTCGAGCCCCGGGATCCGCCCGATGTCCACGAGTTGGGTGGCCCAACCGAGGCGGAGTTTCAGGAGCGGTAGGAGGCTCTGCCCCCCGGACAGCACCTTGGCCTCGTCGCCGTGCTGCTCGAGCAGCGCGATCGCGTCCTCCAGCGATCCGGGAGCATGGTAGTCGAACGCTGCGGGAATCATTTGCGCTCCTTCCGTCTGACGAACCCTTGTCTATCGCGTCCCAGGTTGCGGTGGCGGGATGCCGCGACCTCCGTGAACCGTGTCAACTACCGCGCGAGAAGCAGGTACACGAGGGCGGCGACGACCGCCACGCCGACCCAGAAGATGGGACGGCGCACCAGGCGGCCCACCGCCCGGCTCCCGATTTTGGCGCCGAGCGAGACCACGTCGAGGGCCTCTTCGGGTTCCGGCGGGACCGCCGCGGCCGTGGTTGCACCCTCTACTGCGCCCGCGGGCGCGGCGGCCGGCGGCGCCAGCTCCTGGCGCATCTTCTCGGTGAACGTCTGGAACATCTGATCGCTCACGTCCTCGATCATGCCGCGGCCGAACTGCGCCAGGATGCCGGTGACGTTCACCTCCGAGACGACGGTGACGTCGGTGCCGCCGTTTTTCTCGACGAGCCGACTGGTCATGCGCATGTCGGCGCCGCCCCGACCCCGCACGTCTTGCCCGCGCCCACTCAATTCGGCGGTCCGGGCGCCCGGATCGAGGCGCTCGAACGTGATCTTTCCTTTGTAGCTGGTGGAGACGGGCCCCACCTTGACGGTCATCTTGCCGCCGTACGTGCGCTCGTCGATCTGCTCGGTCACCGAGGCGCCCGGCAGGCACCGCGCCACGCGGTGGGGATCGGTGAGGAAA includes:
- a CDS encoding xanthine dehydrogenase family protein subunit M, which codes for MIPAAFDYHAPGSLEDAIALLEQHGDEAKVLSGGQSLLPLLKLRLGWATQLVDIGRIPGLEYIKEEDGYLKIGGNTREAALERSDLIRTKYPILLDTTLVIADPVVRNRATVGGNLAHGDPANDHPATMLALGAELVAVGPKGQRTIPITEFFKGLFETALAPSEILTEIRVPSPPPRSGGAYRKLERKVGDYATAAAAAQLTLGKNGKIEVAGIGLTNAGPVPLKGTEAEKFLVGKAPDEKTFAEAARLAARAASPTADWRGSVEYKREMARVMTGRALAAAAQRAGGM
- a CDS encoding SRPBCC family protein, yielding MAIRIEKQFSVDAPPDAVWAFLTDPHRVARCLPGASVTEQIDERTYGGKMTVKVGPVSTSYKGKITFERLDPGARTAELSGRGQDVRGRGGADMRMTSRLVEKNGGTDVTVVSEVNVTGILAQFGRGMIEDVSDQMFQTFTEKMRQELAPPAAAPAGAVEGATTAAAVPPEPEEALDVVSLGAKIGSRAVGRLVRRPIFWVGVAVVAALVYLLLAR